A DNA window from Carassius gibelio isolate Cgi1373 ecotype wild population from Czech Republic chromosome A8, carGib1.2-hapl.c, whole genome shotgun sequence contains the following coding sequences:
- the LOC128018288 gene encoding T-box-containing protein TBX6L-like isoform X1 codes for MQAIRDLKHNFSLPPPPSMAGAGDSYHHGNIRMTLEDPELWRSFHEIGTEMIITKPGRRMFPHCKISLSGLVPYAKYILLVDMVPEDGLRYKWNKDKWEVAGKAEPQLPYRTYLHPDSPAPGSHWMKQSVSFLKLKLTNNALDQHGHIILHSMHRYHPRFHIVQADDLYSVRWSVFQTFTFPETSFTAVTAYQNTKITKLKIDHNPFAKGFRDECTNSKRRANRSLADPERVVKKINLSKDSDHESPQDIQRSSCEGLDDEHVGRKESEMKAERYSPWEGAGDRDNGRAVRAESPLSSDPRDMYSSEQLVPGQNTYQPYSRFHEYGKSPSPASSSVGSSGCGSRSSFESRVPDVATVPDQDASSKPSAPELALPPCPPHPSAGHQDYTGVLNMAIAQAKPGVLGHHPLYTPYSTEQSLGQWSGAASTQYPPPPPPHHHLPTEYSAQAVHHGYHHGNVGDWSQYPLFSYSCW; via the exons ATGCAGGCTATCAGAG ACCTCAAGCACAATTTCAGTCTCCCTCCTCCACCTTCCATGGCCGGAGCCGGGGATTCCTATCACCACGGCAACATCCGAATGACTCTGGAGGATCCCGAGCTGTGGAGATCCTTCCATGAGATCGGCACCGAGATGATCATAACCAAACCTGGCAG GAGGATGTTTCCACACTGCAAAATCAGCTTGTCTGGATTGGTGCCATATGCAAAGTACATCTTACTGGTGGACATGGTGCCAGAGGATGGTCTCCGATATAAG TGGAACAAGGACAAGTGGGAGGTGGCTGGTAAGGCTGAGCCTCAGTTGCCCTACAGGACGTACCTTCACCCTGATTCTCCAGCGCCCGGCAGCCACTGGATGAAACAGTCTGTGTCTTTCCTCAAACTCAAGCTTACCAACAATGCCCTGGACCAGCATGGACAT ATAATCCTTCACTCCATGCACCGCTACCATCCGCGTTTCCATATCGTTCAGGCTGATGATCTGTACAGTGTGCGCTGGAGCGTCTTCCAAACCTTTACCTTCCCCGAGACctcattcactgctgtcactgcaTACCAGAACACAAAG ATCACAAAGCTGAAAATCGACCACAACCCCTTTGCCAAAGGATTCAGAGATGAGTGCACAAACTCTAAAAG acgagCAAACAGAAGTCTTGCTGATCCTGAGAGAGTTGTAAAGAAGATCAACTTGTCCAAAGACTCAGATCATGAAAGCCCACAAG ATATCCAGCGGTCCTCATGCGAGGGTCTGGACGATGAACATGTGGGCCGTAAGGAGTCAGAGATGAAGGCCGAGCGCTACTCCCCATGGGAAGGTGCAGGCGACCGGGACAATGGCCGTGCTGTCCGTGCCGAGTCCCCTCTAAGCTCGGACCCTCGAGACATGTACAGCTCCGAACAGCTGGTGCCGGGACAGAACACATACCAGCCTTACAG CAGATTTCACGAGTACGGTAAGTCCCCCTCGCCGGCCTCGTCCAGTGTTGGCAGCAGTGGATGTGGGAGCCGCTCCAGCTTTGAGTCCCGTGTGCCGGATGTTGCCACCGTGCCCGATCAAGACGCCTCCAGCAAGCCCTCCGCCCCTGAGTTGGCTCTGCCTCCCTGCCCACCACATCCCTCCGCGGGGCACCAGGACTACACCGGGGTGCTGAACATGGCCATAGCCCAGGCCAAGCCAGGTGTGCTGGGCCACCATCCTCTCTACACGCCCTACAGCACAGAACAGTCTCTGGGACAGTGGAGCGGGGCAGCGTCCACACAGTACCCCCCTCCTCCACCTCCCCATCACCACCTACCCACCGAATACAGCGCCCAGGCCGTCCATCACGGCTATCACCACGGAAATGTAGGGGACTGGAGCCAATACCCTCTGTTCTCTTACTCGTGCTGGTGA
- the LOC128018288 gene encoding T-box-containing protein TBX6L-like isoform X2, with protein sequence MQAIRDLKHNFSLPPPPSMAGAGDSYHHGNIRMTLEDPELWRSFHEIGTEMIITKPGRRMFPHCKISLSGLVPYAKYILLVDMVPEDGLRYKWNKDKWEVAGKAEPQLPYRTYLHPDSPAPGSHWMKQSVSFLKLKLTNNALDQHGHIILHSMHRYHPRFHIVQADDLYSVRWSVFQTFTFPETSFTAVTAYQNTKITKLKIDHNPFAKGFRDECTNSKRRANRSLADPERVVKKINLSKDSDHESPQDIQRSSCEGLDDEHVGRKESEMKAERYSPWEGAGDRDNGRAVRAESPLSSDPRDMYSSEQLVPGQNTYQPYRFHEYGKSPSPASSSVGSSGCGSRSSFESRVPDVATVPDQDASSKPSAPELALPPCPPHPSAGHQDYTGVLNMAIAQAKPGVLGHHPLYTPYSTEQSLGQWSGAASTQYPPPPPPHHHLPTEYSAQAVHHGYHHGNVGDWSQYPLFSYSCW encoded by the exons ATGCAGGCTATCAGAG ACCTCAAGCACAATTTCAGTCTCCCTCCTCCACCTTCCATGGCCGGAGCCGGGGATTCCTATCACCACGGCAACATCCGAATGACTCTGGAGGATCCCGAGCTGTGGAGATCCTTCCATGAGATCGGCACCGAGATGATCATAACCAAACCTGGCAG GAGGATGTTTCCACACTGCAAAATCAGCTTGTCTGGATTGGTGCCATATGCAAAGTACATCTTACTGGTGGACATGGTGCCAGAGGATGGTCTCCGATATAAG TGGAACAAGGACAAGTGGGAGGTGGCTGGTAAGGCTGAGCCTCAGTTGCCCTACAGGACGTACCTTCACCCTGATTCTCCAGCGCCCGGCAGCCACTGGATGAAACAGTCTGTGTCTTTCCTCAAACTCAAGCTTACCAACAATGCCCTGGACCAGCATGGACAT ATAATCCTTCACTCCATGCACCGCTACCATCCGCGTTTCCATATCGTTCAGGCTGATGATCTGTACAGTGTGCGCTGGAGCGTCTTCCAAACCTTTACCTTCCCCGAGACctcattcactgctgtcactgcaTACCAGAACACAAAG ATCACAAAGCTGAAAATCGACCACAACCCCTTTGCCAAAGGATTCAGAGATGAGTGCACAAACTCTAAAAG acgagCAAACAGAAGTCTTGCTGATCCTGAGAGAGTTGTAAAGAAGATCAACTTGTCCAAAGACTCAGATCATGAAAGCCCACAAG ATATCCAGCGGTCCTCATGCGAGGGTCTGGACGATGAACATGTGGGCCGTAAGGAGTCAGAGATGAAGGCCGAGCGCTACTCCCCATGGGAAGGTGCAGGCGACCGGGACAATGGCCGTGCTGTCCGTGCCGAGTCCCCTCTAAGCTCGGACCCTCGAGACATGTACAGCTCCGAACAGCTGGTGCCGGGACAGAACACATACCAGCCTTACAG ATTTCACGAGTACGGTAAGTCCCCCTCGCCGGCCTCGTCCAGTGTTGGCAGCAGTGGATGTGGGAGCCGCTCCAGCTTTGAGTCCCGTGTGCCGGATGTTGCCACCGTGCCCGATCAAGACGCCTCCAGCAAGCCCTCCGCCCCTGAGTTGGCTCTGCCTCCCTGCCCACCACATCCCTCCGCGGGGCACCAGGACTACACCGGGGTGCTGAACATGGCCATAGCCCAGGCCAAGCCAGGTGTGCTGGGCCACCATCCTCTCTACACGCCCTACAGCACAGAACAGTCTCTGGGACAGTGGAGCGGGGCAGCGTCCACACAGTACCCCCCTCCTCCACCTCCCCATCACCACCTACCCACCGAATACAGCGCCCAGGCCGTCCATCACGGCTATCACCACGGAAATGTAGGGGACTGGAGCCAATACCCTCTGTTCTCTTACTCGTGCTGGTGA